In a genomic window of Labeo rohita strain BAU-BD-2019 chromosome 20, IGBB_LRoh.1.0, whole genome shotgun sequence:
- the otofa gene encoding otoferlin isoform X4, translating to MALVVYLKTVKELRGKGDRIAKVTFRGLSFFSRVLENCEDEARFEQAFRWPIGSQVDGDEMLEIQVFNYSKVFTNRLIGTFRMVLQKVVEEGHLEVSDTLIDDNNTAIRTSISIEIKYQTMDGSVKVWSDGEFLDIPDDCDGTFQFETDSLLSGRSQSSGMSPGRTIHGIPTFRKTGKGVFSAMKLGKTRISKDDHKKGDDPAILDAEDLDRKAIRLGGGLDPDTISLASVTAVTTNVSNKRSKPDIKMEPSSGRPVDYQISVTVIEARQLVGLNMDPVVCVEIGEDKKYTSMKESTNCPYYNEYFVFDFHVPPDVMFDKILKISVIHSKNLLRSGTLVGTFKLDVGTVYLQPEHQFHHKWAMLSDPDDITAGCKGYVKCDIAVVGKGDNIKTPHKANEPDEDDIEGNLLLPEGVPSERQWARFYVKIHRAEGLPKMNTSIMANVKKAFIGENRDLVDPYVLVQFAGQKGKTSVQKSSYEPIWNEQVIFTEMFPPLCRRLKVQIRDSDKVNDVAIGTHFIDLRKIANDGDKGFLPTMGPAWVNMYGSTRNYTLMDEHQDLNEGLGEGVSFRARLLISIAVEILDTSSADIMSSTEVQIEPVSNISESATGKMEEFFLFGSFLEATMIDRKIGDKPISFEVTIGNYGNQIDGVSKPASAKKKKEGGGESEEEETELIHNSSDEEAEDDGDLMSVPSTPPMKPVITDRNYFHLPYFEKKPCIYIKSWWQDQRRRLYNSNIMDKIADKLEEGLNDVQEIIKTEKAYPERRLRGVLEELSTSCSRFVTLANKDQNLAGRTKLDKERLKSCMREMESMAQQAKTIRSQVKRNTVRDKLKLVFNFLHRLRFLADEPQHSIPDVFIWMISNNKRIAYARIPSKDILFSIVDEEMGKDCGKVKAVFLRLPGKKGFGPAGWTVQAKLEMYLWLGLNKQRKDFLSGLPSGFEENKATKGTGLQAVPPISLVYNMKQVFQLRAHMYQARSLFAADSSGLSDPFARVFFSTHSQVTEVLSETLCPTWDQLLVFDNVELYGEAGELRDDPPIIVIELYDQDTVGKAEFIGRTFAKPLTKMVDEHYGPPRFPPQLEYYQIYRGNCTAGDLLAAFELLQIPYDDEEIRRALIAVHDFAVPQIKIGPAGRAALPPIDGPTDSDRGPILPVPLGIRPVLSRYRIEVLFWGLRDLKRVNLAQVDRPRVDIECAGKGVQSALIQNYKKNPNFSTLVKWFEVDLPENELLHPPLNIRVVDCRAFGRYTLVGSHAVTSLRKFIYSPPDKTANNWAHTARLANGYMALTNGTSHSRPHTRPISHPSGDIVVNMDPEPNIKKMDTVVKIDATTDAVVKVDLNEDENQKEKKKKKKKKGEEVDEEEPDESMLDWWSKYFASIETMMENLRAQEAALAEAEEREDLEIAAESAEIKVDDFPMKGTKPKEKSKDKKSSKDKKKNQDGTEKRPLKPKVDELMVYSKELESDFGNFEDWLHTFNLYRGKAGDDDDHNVVDDDRIVGRFKGSLCMYKLPLSEEITREAGFDPNMGMFQSIPHNDPINVLIRIYIIRATDLHPADINGKADPYIVIRLGKSDIRDKENYISKQLNPVFGKSFDIEATFPMESMLTVAVYDWDLVGTDDLIGETKIDLENRYYSKHRATCGIASNYSVHGYNVWRDPQKPTQILAKLCKEAKLDGPHYGPGGRVKVANRIFLGPTEIEDESGLKKQTEEHLALTVLRHWEEIPRVGCKLIPEHVETRPLLNPDKPGIEQGRLEMWVDMFPMDVPAPGPAIDISPRKPKRYELRVIIWNTDEVILEDDDYFTGEKSSDIFVRGWLKGQQEDKQDTDVHYHSLTGEGNFNWRFVFPFDYLMAEEKIVISKKESMFSWDETEYKIPARLTLQVWDADHFSADDFLGAIELDLNKFTRGAKTAKQCSLDMVLKEHELPSISIFKQKRVKGWWPFVARDENDEFELTGKVEAELHLLTAEEAEKNPVGLGRNEPEPLEKPNRPDTSLMWFMNPLKSIRYFIWHNYRWLILKALALLLLLLLVGLFLYSIPGYLVKKLLGA from the exons GACAGGAAAAGGAGTGTTTTCAGCCATGAAACTAGGCAAGACTCGCATCTCTAAAGATGACCACAAAAAAGgag ATGATCCTGCCATTTTGGATGCAGAAGATTTGGATCGAAAGGCCATTCGTCTGGGCGGTGGACTTGACCCTGATACCATCTCACTGGCCTCTGTTACTGCAGTAACCACTAATGTCTCCAACAAAAG ATCAAAGCCTGACATTAAGATGGAGCCCAGTTCAGGGCGTCCTGTGGATTATCAG ATCAGTGTTACAGTAATCGAGGCCCGTCAGTTGGTTGGTTTGAACATGGATCCTGTGGTTTGTGTGGAAATTGGAGAAGACAAGAAGTATACATCAATGAAGGAGTCCACAAACTGCCCCTACTACAATGAG TACTTTGTCTTTGACTTCCATGTGCCTCCAGATGTCATGTTTGACAAGATCCTGAAGATATCA GTAATACATTCTAAAAACCTTCTAAGAAGTGGTACTCTGGTGGGTACCTTCAAACTAGATGTGGGAACTGTTTACTTACAACCTG AGCACCAGTTTCACCACAAATGGGCAATGCTGTCAGACCCTGATGACATCACAGCTGGCTGCAAAGGTTACGTTAAGTGTGACATTGCAGTCGTTGGAAAAGGAGACAACATCAAGACGCCCCACAAGGCCAATGAACCAGATGAGGATGACATAGAAGG GAATCTTCTTTTGCCGGAGGGAGTTCCATCGGAGAGGCAATGGGCTCGGTTTTATGTTAAGATTCATAGGGCTGAGGGACTACCTAAAATGAACACCAGCATCATGGCCAACGTAAAGAAAGCTTTTATCGGGGAGAACAGAGACCTTGTGGATCCTTATGTCCTTGTGCAATTTGCAGGGCAGAAG GGTAAAACGTCAGTTCAGAAGAGCAGCTACGAGCCCATCTGGAATGAGCAAGTAATCTTCACCGAGATGTTCCCACCTTTGTGTAGGCGACTGAAAGTTCAGATCCGTGATTCAGACAAGGTGAATGATGTTGCCATAGGAACCCATTTCATCGATCTACGAAAGATTGCGAACGATGGAGACAAAG GGTTCCTGCCCACTATGGGCCCAGCCTGGGTGAATATGTATGGCTCTACTCGTAACTACACCCTGATGGATGAGCACCAGGACTTGAACGAGGGGCTGGGGGAAGGCGTGTCCTTTAGGGCACGCCTTCTAATTAGTATAGCAGTGGAGATCCTGGACACCTCTTCTGCAGACATAATGAGCTCTACTGAGGTACAAATAGAGCCAGTGTCCAACATCTCAGAG AGTGCCACAGGGAAGATGGAGGagtttttcctttttgggtCGTTCTTGGAGGCCACAATGATAGACAGGAAAATTGGAGATAAACCCATCAGCTTTGAAGTCACTATCG GTAACTATGGTAACCAGATTGATGGTGTGAGCAAGCCTGCATCagcaaagaagaagaaagagggTGGAGGGGAGAGTGAAGAAGAGGAGACCGAGCTCATCCACAACTCCAGTGATGAAGAGGCAGAGGATGATGGAGATTTGATGTCTGTGCCGTCTACCCCACCTATGAAACCGGTTATCACTGACAG AAATTACTTCCACTTGCCTTACTTTGAAAAGAAACCCTGCATTTACATCAAGAGCTGGTGGCAAGACCAAAGGAGACGGCTGTACAACTCCAATATAATGGACAAGATTGCAGATAAACTG GAGGAAGGTCTGAATGATGTTCAAgaaatcataaaaacagaaaaggcGTATCCAGAACGCAGACTTAGAGGTGTATTAGAAGAACTTAGCACAAGTTGCAG CCGATTTGTTACACTGGCAAACAAAGATCAGAATTTAGCCGGAAGAACCAAACTGGACAAAGAGAGGCTGAAGTCCTGTATGAGAGAAATG GAGAGCATGGCTCAGCAGGCGAAGACTATCCGCTCACAAGTGAAGAGAAACACGGTTCGAGACAAACTCAAGCTAGTGTTCAATTTCCTTCACAGGCTTCGTTTCCTGGCAGATGAG CCCCAGCACAGCATCCCTGATGTGTTCATATGGATGATTAGCAACAACAAACGCATAGCATATGCCCGCATACCCTCCAAAGACATCCTGTTCTCAATTGTTGATGAAGAGATGGGAAAAGACTGTGGGAAAGTCAAAGCTGTTTTTCTCAGG CTGCCAGGAAAGAAAGGCTTTGGGCCTGCTGGCTGGACAGTTCAGGCTAAACTAGAGATGTATTTGTGGCTGGGGTTGAACAAACAGAGGAAAGACTTCTTGAGTGGCCTTCCTAgtggttttgaggaaaacaaggCAACGAAGGGAACAGGCTTACAGGCTGTTCCTCCCATCAGCCTGGTTtataaca TGAAGCAGGTGTTTCAGCTGAGGGCCCATATGTATCAGGCTCGCAGTCTGTTTGCTGCTGACAGTAGCGGCCTGTCTGACCCTTTTGCAAGGGTCTTCTTCTCCACCCACAGCCAGGTGACAGAG GTCCTCAGCGAGACTCTTTGTCCTACATGGGATCAGTTGCTTGTGTTTGATAATGTTGAACTCTATGGTGAGGCCGGTGAACTCCGTGATGATCCTCCAATCATTGTCATTGAACTGTACGACCAAGACACTGTG GGGAAAGCTGAATTCATTGGGCGAACATTTGCAAAGCCACTAACTAAGATGGTTGATGAACACTACGGGCCCCCACGGTTCCCCCCTCAGCTGGAGTACTATCAGATCTACAGAGGAAACTGCACTGCAGGAGATCTGTTGGCTGCTTTTGAGCTACTGCAG ATTCCTTATGATGATGAGGAGATCAGGAGGGCTCTTATTGCTGTCCATGACTTTGCTGTACCTCAGATCAAG ATTGGTCCAGCAGGGCGGGCAGCACTTCCTCCAATTGATGGCCCAACTGATTCAGACCGTGGACCCATTCTGCCTGTTCCATTGGGCATACGACCAGTTCTCAGCAGATATCGTATAGAG GTCTTGTTTTGGGGTCTGAGGGACCTTAAAAGAGTCAACCTGGCCCAGGTGGACAGGCCTCGTGTGGACATTGAGTGTGCAGGGAAAGGAGTTCAGTCAGCTCTCATTCAGAACTACAAAAAGAATCCAAACTTCAGCACGTTAGTGAAGTGGTTTGAAGTG GATCTGCCAGAAAATGAGCTACTTCATCCACCACTCAATATTCGGGTGGTGGACTGCAGGGCATTTGGACGCTACACCTTGGTCGGGTCTCATGCCGTGACCAGCCTTCGCAAGTTTATCTACAGCCCCCCAGACAAGACTGCTAACAACTGGGCTCACACAG CTAGACTGGCCAATGGCTACATGGCTCTCACGAATGGGACATCTCATTCCCGCCCCCACACCCGTCCCATTTCTCATCCCTCAGGTGATATTGTGGTCAATATGGACCCTGAACCCAACATTAAGAAGATGGACACAGTTGTCAAGATCGATGCT ACCACCGATGCTGTTGTTAAAGTTGACTTG aatgaggatgagaatcaaaaagagaaaaagaagaagaagaaaaagaagggaGAAGAAGTGGACGAAGAAGAGCCAGATGAGAGCATGTTGGACTGGTGGTCCAAATACTTTGCCTCAATAGAGACTATGATGGAG AATCTCAGAGCCCAGGAGGCCGCTCTGGCAGAGGCAGAGGAAAGAGAAGATTTGGAGATAGCAGCCGAGAGTGCAG AGATCAAAGTTGATGACTTTCCTATGAAAGGCACCAAACCCAAGGAAAAGAGCAAAGACAAGAAGAGCTCCAAGGACAAAAAGAAGAACCAAGATGGCACAGAAAAGCGACCTCTGAAACCAAAAGTTGATGAACTCATG GTGTACAGTAAAGAGCTGGAGAGTGACTTTGGTAACTTTGAGGACTGGCTCCACACCTTCAACCTGTATAGAGGAAAGGCTGGAGATGATGATGACCACAATGTGGTTGATGATGACAGGATTGTGGGCAGATTCAAG GGTTCCCTCTGTATGTATAAACTCCCACTGTCTGAGGAGATCACCAGGGAGGCAGGATTTGACCCGAACATGGGCATGTTCCAAAGTATTCCTCACAATGACCCCATCAATGTCCTCATAAGGATTTATATCATTAGA GCTACAGACTTGCATCCTGCGGATATAAATGGTAAAGCAGATCCTTACATAGTCATTCGTTTGGGAAAGTCAGATATTCGGGATAAGGAGAACTACATATCCAAACAGCTGAATCCTGTCTTTGGAAA GTCATTTGACATAGAGGCTACATTCCCAATGGAGTCCATGCTGACTGTGGCAGTATATGACTGGGATTTGGTTGGAACTGATGACCTGATTGGTGAGACTAAAATTGATTTGGAGAACAGATACTACAGCAAACACAGAGCCACATGTGGCATTGCATCCAACTACTCTGT CCATGGTTACAATGTGTGGCGGGACCCTCAGAAGCCAACTCAGATCCTTGCTAAGTTGTGCAAGGAAGCTAAATTGGATGGACCCCACTATGGACCTGGTGGGAGGGTCAAAGTTGCAAACCGCATCTTTCTTGGGCCAACAGAAATTGAGGATGAGAGTG GTCTGAAGAAGCAGACAGAAGAACACTTGGCTCTTACTGTTCTTAGGCATTGGGAGGAGATCCCACGTGTTGGTTGCAAACTCATCCCGGAGCATGTGGAAACCAGACCACTACTCAACCCGGACAAGCCAGGCATAGAACAG GGAAGGCTTGAAATGTGGGTGGACATGTTTCCTATGGATGTACCTGCACCAGGACCCGCCATTGACATATCACCGCGCAAACCAAAGAG ATATGAGCTCAGGGTGATAATATGGAATACTGACGAGGTAATTCTGGAAGACGATGATTACTTCACAGGGGAAAAGTCCAGTGACATTTTTGTGAGGGG CTGGCTAAAAGGACAACAGGAGGATAAACAGGACACAGACGTGCATTATCACTCTCTGACTGGGGAAGGAAACTTCAACTGGCGCTTTGTCTTCCCTTTTGACTATCTCATGGCTGAGGAGAAGATAGTCATCTCTAAAAAAGAATCTATGTTTTCCTGGGATGAGACTGAGTACAAGATTCCTGCTCGACTCACCCTTCAAGTATGGGATGCTGACCATTTCTCTGCAGATGACTTCCTGG gTGCGATTGAGTTGGACTTGAATAAGTTTACTCGTGGGGCAAAAACAGCTAAGCAGTGCTCTCTCGACATGGTTCTCAAGGAGCATGAGCTGCCATCCATCTCCATCTTTAAACAGAAGAGAGTAAAGGGCTGGTGGCCATTTGTGGCCCGGGATGAGAATGATGAATTCGAGCTCACA GGAAAAGTGGAGGCAGAGCTCCATCTACTGACAGCAGAGGAGGCAGAGAAAAATCCAGTCGGCCTTGGGCGGAATGAACCTGAGCCACTTGAGAAACCAAA TCGTCCAGACACCAGTCTAATGTGGTTTATGAATCCTCTGAAGTCCATACGGTACTTCATTTGGCACAACTACCGCTGGCTGATCCTGAAGGCTCTGGCTCTGctgctcctcctcctcctcgttGGGCTCTTCCTCTACTCTATTCCCGGATACCTGGTCAAGAAACTCCTAGGGGCGTGA